ATGGAAAAAACTTGTACAGAAGTATGGAAGAACTGTCTTCAAATTATTAAGGATAACATTCCGAGCCAAAGTTTCAAAACTTGGTTCGAGCCAATAACAGCCCTTAAATTGGAAGGTAAGGTTTTAACTATACAGGTGCCAAGTTTGTTCTTTTACGAATGGCTTGAAGAACATTATGTAGGCTTGCTACGCAAGACTGTAAAAAAACAACTTGGAGAGGATGGCAGGTTGGAATATAACATCGTTGTAGATAAATCATCAAACAGCGGTAATCCTTATACTACCAATATGCCCTCAAATGGAAATGGAGCGGAGGCAAAGGTACAATCGATGCCGATTCCGGTTTCCATTAATAAGGATATTAAAAACCCTTTTATTATCCCTGGATTAAAAAAATTAAATGTTGATCCACAGTTAAACGCTAATTATACTTTCGAAAATTATATTGAGGGAGACTGCAACCGCTTGGCACGTTCTGCAGGTTACGCTGTAGCTGCTAAACCAGGAGGTACATCTTTTAATCCTTTAATGATTTACGGTGGAGTAGGTTTGGGTAAAACACACCTGGCGCAAGCAATCGGTAACGAGATTAAACGCAGCATGCCAGATAAGTTGGTGATCTATGTAAGCTGTGAGAAATTCTGCCAGCAGTTTGTAGATTCACTAAAAAACAACACCATTAACGATTTCGTTAACTTTTATCAGGCAATGGATGTGATCATTATGGATGATGTACACAACTTTGCAGGTAAGGAAAAAACACAGGATATTTTCTTCCATATCTTTAACCACCTACACCAATCGGGCAAACAGGTAATCTTAACATCTGATAAAGCACCGAAAGATTTAGCTGGTTTGGAAGAACGTTTGTTAAGCCGTTTTAAATGGGGTTTATCTGCAGATTTACAGATTCCTGATCTTGAAACGCGTATTGCCATCTTAAGAAAGAAAATGTATGCTGATGGTATTGAGTTACCAGGCGAGGTGGTAGAATATGTTGCACACAATATTGATAACAATGTGCGTGAACTGGAAGGTGCTATGGTTTCGTTGCTGGCACAAGCTACTTTGAATAAAAAAGAAATCGATTTAGCACTTGCTAAGCAAATGTTGAAGAACTTTATCAAAAATACTTCTAAAGAAATTTCAATGGAATATATCCAGAAATTGGTTTGTGAGTATTTCGAAGTTCCTGTAGATATGGTTAAATCGCAAACACGTAAACGCGAAATTGTTCAGGCACGTCAGATTTCGATGTACCTTTCTAAAAGCCATACTAAATCATCGCTAAAAACGATTGGCGCTTTCTTCGGTGGCCGCGATCACAGTACCGTAATTTATGCTTGCCAAACAGTAGAAGATTTAATTGATACCGATAAAAAGTTTAAAGCTTACGTACACGATATCCAAAAGAAATTAAAAATGAGCTGAACTTAAGTGCAAGGGCAGAAAGATAGAAGGGTTTAAATTAAAATCTTTCGTTCATGTTCAAAAGTTTATTCAATCACAATAAAGGCCCGATATTTTATCGGGCCTTTATTGTGATGTGTTTTTTAAATATTTAAAGCTTTTCCAGTTCGGCTAAGCCGTAATGTAAGGCCGCAACATGTAGCGCCTGAGCTATTTTATTGTCATTGATTAACTGTTTAACTTCATCAACGGTGTATTCCTCAACATTTAAAATTTCGTGTTCATCTAAATGCTGTTCATGAGTTTTAATGCCACCTGTTAAGAAATAAGTAAAGGTTCTATTGTTTGATGTTGCAGGATTAGGATAAAGCTCGGCAATAAGTTTGCAGGTTTTAAAACTGTAACCGGTTTCTTCTAAAAGTTCGCGTTTAACCGCAAACTCTGGCGCTTCATCTCCATCAATCACACCGCCCGGCACTTCAAGAGAAACAATATCGGCTGCATGGCGGTACTGGCGCACCATGATGATTTTCCCTTCTTCTGTTAATGCAATTGCATTAACCCAGTTTGGATACTCTAAAACATAGTAGTCGTCTTTTATAATGCCATCAGGAAGTTTAACCTCGTCTACCCTTAAGGTAGCCCACTTTTCTCTTACTAAATATTTAGAGGCAATTTTTTGCCACTTTTCTATAATCATTATTTTATTTATGTTAATTGAATTACTCCAAATTGAAAACCGCTAACTCTTAGCTGAGGTACTGTTGTATCGTTTTCTGACGGTGCAAGTTTACCAAATGCACAATCTTGTGCCGATCTGACAGAAATTGATAGACTAAATTCAGTTTTGGGGCAATCATTCGGTTTCTATCAGGGGTTGTCCCTAACTCGTAATATAAGAATTCGCTCAGTGAGTCGAGTTTTTCGGGAGGGATATTACCTTCAGTTAGCCAGTTTTCAAAAACTGCCAGATCTTCATTTTCCAGAATTTCTTTTGGTAATTGAAAGCCGCCTTCCATAGTTTCGTCAAAAAGCTGATTGGCCTCGGCTAACTTGCCCTCTAACTTTAAACCCATAATACGGGCCAAAACCTGTGCAAGTTTTTGTATTTCTGCCGTGATTAAATCTCTTCTGTACATATTGTTGTAATGGTTTAATCTGTTGGAAAGTTGTAACGTTCAAAAAGGAACAGATTCTAACTTATGGACTATGGACCTACCAGCTTCCGCTGCTACCACCTCCTCCGAAGCTTCCGCCGCCAAAACCACCAAATCCGCCTCCTCCACCAGAAGAACCACCTCCCCAGCCACCGCTGCTTCGGCCGCCGCCGCCGCTTCCAAAAAGCATAGCCCAAAACAGCGCATTAGATGCTCCACGTCCGCCAATTACTTCGCTCCCGCCTCCGCCACCTTTTCGCATAATGATAATAATCACGATTACGATAATGATAATAATCACAATGCTACCACCGCCTCCACCTTTCTTTGAAGAAGTTTTAGGACTATCGTTTTTATATTCGCCTCTTGTATACTTTATAATCGACGTCGTACCTTCATCCAAGCCAGCATAATAATTTCCTGCTCTAAAATTGGGTTTAATATCGTTGTCAATAATACGCTTGGCATAAATATCGGGTAATGCGCCTTCTAAGCCATAACCTGTTTGAATAGAGATTTTTCGATCGCCAACTGCCACAACGATCATAATACCATTGTTTTTGCCACTTTGGCCAACACCCCATTTTCTACCCAGTTCTACCGCATATTCATTAATATCGTAATCGCCGACTGATTTTAGTATTGCTATTGCAATCTGTGTAGAAGAAGAATCGTTAAAGGTTACCAGTTTATTTTCAAGCGCCTGTTTTTGCTCTGCAGACAATACATTGGCATAATCGTTAACTAAGGTGTTTGGCTTTTCAGGAAAATCCTGCGCAAAAGCGAAAGCAAATAATAAACTGAACAGTGATAATAAGAATATTTTCTTCATCTCTTATTTGTTCTCTAGGTTATCCATAAAAACAATATCGTTTGGCAACTCATTAATATCGCCTTTTTGCGGCGGGAAGAACAAGGCTAGCTTTTCTCCGGCCAACGCTACACCTGCAATAATACCATCGGCCAAATTGCCTTTTGCAAAATGTGCTGTCATCGCAATTTTAGTAGTTTCCCAAAAGTTTTCAGGTACTACCTGGTGAATCCCAACATCGCCAATAATGGCAAATTTATGATCGGCATGTGCCAAATAAATGAGCACGCCATTTCTTTTTGCTGTTTTATCCATATCCAGTTTAGCAAAATATTCGGTAGCTTTTTCATATGGATCGCCTGCGCAATGTTTGTCAATAGCAATTCTAATTTCTCCAGAAGTTGCTCTTTCTGCATCGGAGATCGCGTTTGCTATTTTTTCTTGTTCAATATCTGAAAATAACGACATGTGCTTATTTTGTATGAAGTAAAAAGGGTAATAAATGCTTAGTTAATAAACATTCACTACCCTTATATATTGTGTTGAGAATATTAAAATTCTACTTTAGGTGCGTCTTTTGCAGTGGCATCGGCCTCAAAATATCCTTTAGCTTTAAAGCCAAACATACCAGCTGTTAAATTCGTAGGGAAGGATCTGATTTTACCATTATATTCCTGTACCGCATCGTTAAAATCTTTACGGGCAACAGTAATCCTGTTTTCGGTACTTTCT
The nucleotide sequence above comes from Pedobacter riviphilus. Encoded proteins:
- a CDS encoding TPM domain-containing protein — encoded protein: MKKIFLLSLFSLLFAFAFAQDFPEKPNTLVNDYANVLSAEQKQALENKLVTFNDSSSTQIAIAILKSVGDYDINEYAVELGRKWGVGQSGKNNGIMIVVAVGDRKISIQTGYGLEGALPDIYAKRIIDNDIKPNFRAGNYYAGLDEGTTSIIKYTRGEYKNDSPKTSSKKGGGGGSIVIIIIIVIVIIIIMRKGGGGGSEVIGGRGASNALFWAMLFGSGGGGRSSGGWGGGSSGGGGGFGGFGGGSFGGGGSSGSW
- a CDS encoding TPM domain-containing protein gives rise to the protein MSLFSDIEQEKIANAISDAERATSGEIRIAIDKHCAGDPYEKATEYFAKLDMDKTAKRNGVLIYLAHADHKFAIIGDVGIHQVVPENFWETTKIAMTAHFAKGNLADGIIAGVALAGEKLALFFPPQKGDINELPNDIVFMDNLENK
- the dnaA gene encoding chromosomal replication initiator protein DnaA, giving the protein MEKTCTEVWKNCLQIIKDNIPSQSFKTWFEPITALKLEGKVLTIQVPSLFFYEWLEEHYVGLLRKTVKKQLGEDGRLEYNIVVDKSSNSGNPYTTNMPSNGNGAEAKVQSMPIPVSINKDIKNPFIIPGLKKLNVDPQLNANYTFENYIEGDCNRLARSAGYAVAAKPGGTSFNPLMIYGGVGLGKTHLAQAIGNEIKRSMPDKLVIYVSCEKFCQQFVDSLKNNTINDFVNFYQAMDVIIMDDVHNFAGKEKTQDIFFHIFNHLHQSGKQVILTSDKAPKDLAGLEERLLSRFKWGLSADLQIPDLETRIAILRKKMYADGIELPGEVVEYVAHNIDNNVRELEGAMVSLLAQATLNKKEIDLALAKQMLKNFIKNTSKEISMEYIQKLVCEYFEVPVDMVKSQTRKREIVQARQISMYLSKSHTKSSLKTIGAFFGGRDHSTVIYACQTVEDLIDTDKKFKAYVHDIQKKLKMS
- a CDS encoding NUDIX hydrolase, coding for MIIEKWQKIASKYLVREKWATLRVDEVKLPDGIIKDDYYVLEYPNWVNAIALTEEGKIIMVRQYRHAADIVSLEVPGGVIDGDEAPEFAVKRELLEETGYSFKTCKLIAELYPNPATSNNRTFTYFLTGGIKTHEQHLDEHEILNVEEYTVDEVKQLINDNKIAQALHVAALHYGLAELEKL